One segment of Saprospiraceae bacterium DNA contains the following:
- a CDS encoding SMP-30/gluconolactonase/LRE family protein: MTPHFSLLPFCFAALLLVACKQEASQKTSPTQSRYATTGKIERFHPLLDSIIAFDANIEILAEGFEWAEGPIWIKDGAFLLFTDIPPNRIMRWKEGEGTSIYLTPSGYTGKQTRTGEPGANGLLLDGNGLLVLCQHGDRRVARMNAPLQQPQPEFTTLADRWDGKRLNSPNDAVFDSKGRLYFTDPPYGLEKQMDDPFKEIPFQGVYLLQPDGTLNLLVDSLTRPNGIAFSPDERTLYVANSDPNKAIWVAYDVQPDGMLGHGRLFHDATSKVSKEMPGLPDGLKVNAQGIIFATGPGGVWVFHPDGTILGRIDTGQATSNCAFGNEGKALYLTADDYLMRVWLK, encoded by the coding sequence TTTCTCCTTGCTACCTTTCTGCTTTGCTGCCCTGTTGTTGGTAGCCTGCAAACAAGAAGCTTCTCAAAAAACGTCCCCGACGCAATCTCGTTATGCCACTACTGGCAAAATCGAGCGCTTCCACCCTTTGCTTGACAGCATCATCGCCTTCGATGCCAACATCGAAATACTGGCTGAAGGATTTGAATGGGCAGAAGGCCCGATTTGGATAAAGGATGGTGCCTTTCTCCTGTTCACCGATATTCCGCCCAACCGAATCATGCGCTGGAAAGAAGGGGAGGGGACGAGCATCTATTTGACACCTTCCGGCTATACTGGCAAGCAAACTCGCACGGGCGAGCCGGGCGCCAACGGATTGCTGCTTGACGGCAATGGCCTGCTCGTGCTTTGCCAACATGGCGACCGCCGCGTCGCTCGCATGAACGCGCCGCTCCAACAACCCCAACCCGAATTCACGACCCTCGCCGACCGATGGGATGGCAAGCGGCTCAACAGCCCTAACGATGCTGTCTTTGACAGTAAAGGCCGATTGTATTTCACCGACCCGCCTTATGGTTTGGAAAAACAAATGGATGACCCGTTCAAAGAAATCCCTTTTCAAGGGGTTTACCTGCTTCAACCCGATGGCACGCTGAACCTCTTGGTTGATTCGCTCACTCGCCCCAACGGTATCGCTTTTTCGCCTGACGAAAGGACGCTGTACGTCGCCAATTCCGACCCGAACAAAGCCATCTGGGTGGCTTACGATGTGCAGCCCGACGGGATGCTGGGCCATGGCCGCTTGTTTCACGATGCCACCTCCAAAGTGTCGAAGGAGATGCCCGGTCTGCCAGATGGCCTCAAGGTCAATGCACAAGGAATCATATTCGCCACAGGGCCGGGAGGTGTGTGGGTTTTTCATCCAGACGGAACGATACTCGGCAGGATAGACACTGGGCAGGCAACTTCCAACTGCGCTTTTGGCAATGAGGGGAAGGCGCTTTACCTCACGGCGGACGACTACCTGATGCGGGTTTGGCTAAAATAA
- a CDS encoding TlpA family protein disulfide reductase, protein MRNPLLLFAFLLPCSLAAQSNWANLKITPAQPKPGEAIRIEYNWLGGPLKDAEKIEMLVLEYVEKTPELKELDLRSEGNRVVGTYTSHPQALVAGIVIQAGERRDNNQRKGYFIQMCDASKHPMPEALAAQAVLFSDWGRLLDLENQPEWALDWLNQAFVARPDLKKKYFNTYVNATLRAKRGDDGKKEALAVLEEMENNPGLSENDLNSLINTYNRLKETSRATAAREKFKSKFPDAAARQDRFRAASTESDLSKREALLDAFKKDFPPKNDEEKNALEQQYAQILGQLGEQKSWQAFSAVAAKTSAAQRANVYNNIAWELAEKGEDLAMAQKLAAEAATWAKREITAPTDAKPAVLTKKAWDDRRKNTYAMYADTYAYILDKTGDPLKASEYQAEAVAINEYGNMDFNERFTGYLERAGSPDLRHQLEGFILKGAASAKMKAQFQKAYLAEDKSSTGYAVYLASLERIAHNNRREELLKKMLDEPAPSFTLKNLKGETVSLEKLRGKVVVVDFWATWCGPCKASFPGMQQAVDKYQSDPNVAFVFVDTWENVAEKEKNANEFIKNNGYTFNVLMDNDNKVVTSFGVSGIPTKFVVDGKGKIRFKSIGYSGSADALVEELSLMIEAAKAAP, encoded by the coding sequence ATGAGAAACCCCCTCCTTCTTTTCGCGTTCCTGCTACCCTGCTCGCTCGCAGCTCAATCAAACTGGGCAAACTTAAAAATCACGCCCGCGCAACCCAAGCCCGGAGAAGCGATCCGCATTGAGTACAACTGGCTCGGAGGCCCGTTGAAAGACGCGGAAAAGATTGAAATGCTGGTGTTGGAATATGTGGAAAAGACCCCCGAATTGAAAGAGTTGGACTTGCGCAGCGAGGGGAATCGCGTCGTTGGCACCTACACCTCACACCCTCAAGCATTGGTGGCGGGCATCGTGATACAGGCTGGCGAACGGCGCGACAACAACCAGCGCAAAGGCTATTTCATTCAAATGTGCGATGCCTCGAAGCATCCGATGCCGGAGGCACTTGCCGCACAGGCCGTTCTGTTTTCCGATTGGGGACGCTTGCTCGACTTGGAAAACCAACCCGAATGGGCGCTCGACTGGCTCAATCAAGCCTTCGTCGCACGCCCCGACTTGAAGAAAAAGTATTTCAATACATACGTCAACGCCACACTGCGAGCCAAACGCGGCGACGACGGCAAGAAAGAGGCGCTGGCAGTGTTGGAAGAAATGGAAAACAACCCCGGCCTATCGGAAAACGACCTGAACTCGCTCATCAACACCTACAACCGTCTTAAAGAAACGAGCAGAGCTACCGCGGCGCGAGAAAAATTCAAGTCAAAATTCCCAGACGCTGCCGCCCGCCAAGACCGATTCCGAGCGGCCAGCACGGAGTCCGACCTGAGCAAGCGAGAAGCATTGCTGGATGCGTTCAAGAAAGATTTTCCGCCAAAAAACGACGAGGAAAAAAACGCGCTGGAACAGCAGTACGCACAAATACTGGGTCAGTTGGGCGAACAAAAAAGCTGGCAAGCATTCAGCGCCGTAGCAGCCAAGACTTCTGCCGCGCAGCGTGCCAACGTTTACAACAACATCGCATGGGAATTGGCTGAAAAGGGCGAGGATTTGGCAATGGCTCAAAAATTGGCCGCCGAAGCCGCCACATGGGCAAAGCGAGAAATCACAGCCCCTACCGATGCCAAGCCCGCGGTTTTGACCAAAAAAGCATGGGACGACAGGCGCAAGAATACTTACGCCATGTACGCCGACACCTACGCCTACATACTCGACAAGACTGGCGACCCGCTCAAAGCCTCCGAATATCAAGCAGAGGCAGTGGCCATCAACGAGTACGGCAACATGGACTTCAATGAGCGTTTCACGGGTTACCTCGAACGCGCAGGCTCGCCCGACCTCCGTCATCAACTCGAAGGATTCATCCTAAAAGGCGCGGCCAGCGCGAAGATGAAAGCACAGTTCCAGAAAGCATATCTCGCCGAAGACAAATCCAGCACCGGCTATGCGGTCTATCTGGCATCGTTGGAGCGCATCGCGCACAACAATCGCAGGGAAGAGTTATTGAAAAAAATGCTCGACGAGCCTGCCCCATCCTTCACGCTGAAAAACTTGAAAGGCGAAACGGTCAGCCTCGAAAAACTGCGTGGCAAGGTGGTCGTCGTTGACTTTTGGGCAACATGGTGCGGCCCATGCAAAGCGTCTTTCCCCGGTATGCAGCAGGCTGTGGACAAATATCAGAGCGACCCCAACGTGGCCTTCGTTTTTGTGGACACTTGGGAAAACGTCGCGGAAAAAGAGAAAAACGCCAATGAATTTATCAAGAACAACGGATACACTTTCAATGTGTTGATGGACAACGACAACAAAGTGGTCACTTCGTTTGGCGTGTCAGGCATCCCCACCAAGTTTGTGGTGGACGGAAAGGGTAAAATCCGCTTCAAAAGCATCGGCTACAGCGGCAGCGCCGATGCACTGGTGGAGGAGTTGAGCCTGATGATTGAAGCCGCCAAAGCAGCGCCATAA
- a CDS encoding PorP/SprF family type IX secretion system membrane protein, with amino-acid sequence MRQFSKPILLFAFLILLLDQSSAQDPRFSQFYASPWNLNPAMTGLFNGRWRVTANYRDQWSSFLNPVPFRTYAAAFDARFEVGRDDYAAFGIGAMHDEAGTARFVQNKAQIGGAFLKQLTGGRYRAQNYLSAGAQLGLGQNSIDWSRLWFSRQFDSANERPNTDLSNGEPNANANSKAYLDFNAGLLWYVLFGTDGFLYAGGALHHINSPAISLNDDDQETLYSRWSGHAGGQFPLTDNFSALPGVLVMKQGPAFETDFGVNFRYSNNDLNELALRAGAWARLGNKLDSGLQMDAITIVGMLELNRWTLGLSYDITTSSLTAANNSRGAFEISLSYFHPGERRARIVCPNF; translated from the coding sequence ATGAGGCAATTTTCCAAACCGATTCTGCTGTTCGCCTTCCTAATTCTGCTCCTCGACCAATCATCCGCCCAAGACCCTCGTTTCTCCCAGTTCTACGCTTCCCCTTGGAACCTCAACCCTGCCATGACAGGGCTTTTCAACGGCCGCTGGCGCGTCACAGCCAACTACCGCGACCAATGGAGCAGTTTTCTCAACCCCGTGCCGTTCCGTACCTACGCGGCAGCCTTTGACGCGCGTTTTGAAGTAGGGCGCGACGACTACGCAGCCTTTGGCATCGGTGCCATGCACGACGAGGCCGGCACGGCACGCTTCGTGCAAAACAAGGCACAAATCGGGGGCGCGTTTCTCAAGCAGCTCACGGGCGGGCGTTATCGCGCGCAAAACTACCTATCGGCAGGTGCCCAACTGGGGTTAGGGCAAAACTCGATTGACTGGAGTCGTTTGTGGTTCAGCCGTCAATTTGACAGCGCCAACGAACGCCCCAACACCGACCTCTCCAACGGCGAGCCTAACGCCAACGCCAACTCTAAAGCATACCTTGATTTCAATGCGGGGCTACTGTGGTATGTGTTGTTTGGCACCGACGGCTTCCTCTATGCCGGAGGCGCCTTGCACCACATCAACTCCCCAGCCATCTCGCTCAACGACGACGACCAAGAAACCCTCTATTCGCGCTGGTCGGGTCACGCAGGGGGGCAATTTCCGCTCACCGACAATTTTAGCGCCCTGCCCGGAGTGCTTGTGATGAAACAAGGCCCTGCCTTTGAAACTGATTTTGGGGTAAACTTTCGCTATTCCAACAATGACTTGAACGAGCTGGCACTCCGTGCGGGCGCGTGGGCAAGGCTTGGCAACAAATTGGACAGCGGCCTGCAAATGGATGCCATCACCATCGTCGGTATGCTCGAACTCAACCGATGGACACTTGGCCTCAGCTACGACATCACCACTTCCAGCCTCACGGCAGCGAACAACTCTCGCGGTGCGTTTGAGATTTCGCTGAGCTACTTCCATCCCGGCGAGCGCCGGGCACGCATCGTCTGTCCGAATTTTTAA
- the maf gene encoding septum formation protein Maf — MLNFSRPLILASQSPRRKQLLQEAGFDFSVQAFDVDESFPPEMPPTEVAPWLAQRKAHAAAHLIKAREVVLAADSVVILDNAIFNKPSDYGDAFRMIRQLSGKQHTVVTGVCLLAKEREKVFAGITKVWFAELSDEEIDYYIRIWQPFDKAGSYGAQDWIGHCKITRIEGTFQNVMGLPVDLVYAALRDFL; from the coding sequence ATGCTCAATTTTTCCCGCCCCCTTATTCTCGCTTCTCAAAGCCCGCGTCGCAAGCAACTGTTGCAGGAGGCGGGCTTTGATTTTTCGGTGCAAGCGTTTGATGTGGATGAAAGTTTCCCCCCGGAAATGCCTCCGACGGAGGTGGCCCCGTGGCTGGCCCAACGCAAAGCCCACGCGGCGGCACATCTGATAAAAGCACGCGAAGTTGTGTTGGCCGCCGATTCGGTCGTCATTTTGGACAATGCCATTTTCAACAAACCCAGCGATTATGGCGATGCTTTTCGCATGATTCGGCAGCTTTCTGGCAAGCAACACACCGTCGTCACGGGTGTCTGCTTGTTGGCAAAAGAAAGGGAAAAGGTATTTGCAGGCATCACAAAAGTCTGGTTCGCCGAACTGAGCGACGAGGAAATTGACTACTACATCCGCATCTGGCAGCCTTTCGACAAGGCAGGCTCTTATGGCGCGCAGGATTGGATTGGCCACTGTAAAATCACCCGGATTGAAGGCACATTTCAGAATGTGATGGGACTACCCGTTGACTTGGTGTATGCGGCCTTGCGTGACTTTTTATGA